TTATTTCGCGGGTGGGCGGAAGCTCGCGGTCGCGACTCTCGGCCGCGATCTCGACAGCCTGCGCGCGGAGGTCGCCTTTGAAAAGGCGATGGGCGCGCTCCTGTAGCGTGCGTATCGCCAGTAATGCGCAGGCGAGGGGCGTCAGCCGATCGTGAGCATTCCCCCTGCCGCGCGGCGGCGGAGGGGCAGGGGGCGCCGCCGCAACTCGGCTGCGCCCCCTTTTCTCCTATTCGAATCTCCCCGCCGCGTGGCCAAGCATGGTGTAGACCTTGCCGGCGTCGCTGGTGAGCAGCTCCAGCGCCTTGGAGCCGTCGCGGTCGCCGCGGGTGGTTTCGAGGAGCAACTCCTCGAAATGCCGGACGTAATGGTCCAGCGTGCCGCGGAACTCGGCGTCGACGCGATAGCGGCGGCGGATTTCCTCGAAGGTCTGGTGGCCCGGCGCGGTGTAGAGGCGACGCCCGAAAAGCGGGCCCTTTTCGCCGCGCTGATAGCGCCGCCACAAATCGGCGACCGCTGCGCCGTCCACCATGCGGGCGATGTCGAGCGAGAGGCCTTCGAGCATGCCGCCCGCCATCGCGCGGGCAGGGCGCGGCGGCTGCTGGCCGGCGGCCTTCGGGCCCTCGTCACGGGAAGCGCGCGCCAGAAGCTCGCTCAGCCAGCCGCCCTCGCGCGTCGGCGCGGGCGCCGGTTCGGCGGCGCGCGGCGGCGGTGGCGGCGCCGTTCGCGCCTTGGGCGGTTCGGCCTGGCGCGGCGCGCGGGCGGGGGGCGCTTGTTCGGAGACGTCGAAGACCCGGCCCGAGCGCGCGACAATGTCGGTCAGCTCGTTGAGCGCCTTCACCTGATCGCCGACGACGCGGCGTAGCGCGGCGGCCTGTTCGGCCGTTTCGCGCGGCAGTTCGATCGCGCCGCGGCGCACCTCTTCGCGCGTCTCCTCCAGTTCGCGATGGATTTCGCGCGACAGCGCGCGGATGTCCTCGGCCGTCGACTCGAAGCGCGTGCGCGCATCGCCGAACAGTCGGTCGATCTCCTGATTGGCCTGTTCGAAGGAGGCGCGCAGCGCCTCCTCGGTCTCTGCGCGCTGGCCCTCGGCGGCGCTGCGGATGGCGGCGAAGCGCGCGGAGACGAGATCGGCGCTTTCCTGCGCCGTCGACGACAGCGCGCCGCTCACGTCCTGCGAGCGGTTCTCGATCGCGCGGAAGGTCTCCTCCATCTTGCGCGAGAAGGTCGCCATCACATTTTCGACCTCGGTGCGCTTGCCCTCGATGAGCGCCATCGCCTGTTCCAGCGACTTGCTGCGCGCCGCAAAGGCGACGTCCAGCGCCTCCTGGCTCTTTGTCATCTGGACGACGCTCTCGGTCAGCATTTCCTGTCGGTCGCTGAGCGCCTCGACGATGTCATGGGCGTTTGTGATCGTGCCGCTGGCGACGTCGCTGATCTGCTGCACCTGTCCCGACACGTCGCGCAGGGCCATCTGGAACTCGGTGAGACGCGCGCCCAGTTCGCGTTCCAGACTGACGAGATTGCCGCCGGTCTTGTCGATGATGGCGTGCAGCGACGCATTGGTCTGGCCGAGCTTGTCGAGCAGGGGCGGCAGTTCGCCGCGGATCTTGTCGTTCATCTCGACCAGCGCGCCAATCGAGCTCTGCGCGCCGGCGTCGAGCGCCGCGGTCAGCGAGGCGCTCGACTGATCGAGCGAACGGGCCAGCTCCTCGCGCTTGTCGCCCAGATGCCGGACGATGGCCGCGCCGCGCGTCTCGATTGTCTTGGCGATGAGTTCGCCGACGCTGGTCAGTTCGCTCGTCACGGCGCCGCCGCGTTCGGCGAACGTCGTCTGAATGAAATTCAGCCGGTCGTCGAGGGCCGTCTGGATCTGGGTGAGACGCGCGTCGAGCGCGCCGCTGATCTGGGCCACGCGCTCGGTGAGCTTCTGGCCGAGATCGCCGGCATGGGCGTGCATGGTGGTGTCGATCTCGCGCCGCGCGTCGGCGAGCGCCTGATTGATGTCTTCCACACGGGCGCCGATCGAATCGGCGACGCTGCGGCCGCGTTGGTCCATCTCGGAGGAGACGGCGCCGAGGCGATTGACGACATTCTGCTCGAAGAGCTCGATGCCGCCGTCGAATGTTCGGGCGAGTTCTTTGGCGCGATCGCCGAGGGTGTCGTTGATCTCCTCCGCCTTGGCGGCGAGCGTCTCGGCAAGCTCGGTGGAGCGCGACACCAGAACGGCGTCGATGTTTTCGAGCTTGTCTTCCAGCGCCTGAATCACCTCGCGGCCGCCTTCGCCCATCACGCGGGCGACTTCCAGCGCGTGGCTGGCGAGCGAGGCCTGCAGTTTCTGGCCGCCCGCGCCCAGTCCGGCGTCCATCTGCTTGACGAGGGCGCCGATGCGCTCGGCGGTCTCGCGCGTGCGATCGTCGGTGACAGCCTCGAAGGCGTCGATCTTGCTCGACATGGCTGACGCGATGTCGATGGCGCGCGTCTCGAGCTTCTCGACCAGCTCCTCGCCCTTTTCGATGATCGTGTGATCGATCGCCTCGAGCTTCGTGCTGACCTCGCTGGCGAGCTTTCCCACCTCGTCGCTCAGCCGCGCGAAGACGGAGACGGTCGTCGCGTCGAGCTGGCTCACCAGCTTGCCGCCGCGCACGGAGATGGCCTCGTCGATGGAGTCCAGCCGCGTGTCGATCTCGTCGGCGAAGTGGCGCGAATTGTCGCCAATGCGCGTCGCGAACTGATCGACCTGCTCCGTGAGGCGTTCGACGAAGAAGCCGCCGTGAACATTGAGCGTCTGGTCGATCGCCTCGAGCTTCGCGTCGAGGGTCTGGTAGAGTTCCTGTGCGCGTTCGTCGAGGCCCGAGGAGAGCGCCGCCGTGCGCTCGGCGAGGTTCTCCACGAGCTTGCCGCCGCGCGTCGACACCACGTCGTCTAGCGCGCTCAGCCGCGCTTCGATCTCGTCGGCGAAGTGACGCGAATTGTCGCCGATGCGCGAGGCGATGTAATCGCCCTGGGCGGAGATGCGCTCGACGAGCGCGCCGCCGCGTTCGTTCACGGCCTTGTCGATGGCGCCAATGCGCTCGTCGACGCTGGCGACGAATTTCTCGGTCTGGGCGCCGATGCGCGCGTCGGCGTCCTCGGTGCGCGCGGTGAGATTCTCGACCAGGGCGGCGCCGCGCTGTCCGATCACTTCCTCGATGACGTTGAGGCGGTCGGCGACGTCGTCGCTCAGCTTGGCGGCATGTTGCGCGACACGGTCGGCGATCTCCGCGCCGTCGCTGACGACCGCGTTTTCGAATTGCGCGAGCTGTTCGCCGAGCGTCGCGGTGATGCGCTCGCCATGCTCGGCCAGCGAGACGACGACGTCCTTGCTCTGCGAGAGCACGGAGTCCTCGAATGCCTGCAGGCGATCCGCCAGCAGCTCGTTCAGGCGCTCGCCCTGGGTGGCGATGGCGACCACGGCGTCGCTCGCCGTGGCGGCGAAGCGGTCGTGCATCGTCTCAGAATTGAAGGCGAGGGTTTGTGTCGCCTCTTCGACGCTGCGGCGCAGGTTCTCGCGCAGCGCGGAGCCATGCGCCTCGAATTCCTGCATGGCGATCTCGCGCGTCGACTCCATCGTCTGCGCGACGAGCATGCCGGCTGTTTCCAGCGCCGCCATGCGCTCGCCGAGCAGTTCGTCGACGCGCCGTGCGTGGTCCGCGACGATGTCCGCCACATTGTCGCCGTGCCGGCGCACGGAGTCCTCGAAGGAGCCGACGCCCACCGACAGCGTCCCGGCGACGCGCGCGCTTTCCTCTTCCAGTCGGCGCGCTGTTTCGGCGTTGGCGTCCTGCACGGCCGTCTCGAAGGCGCGCAGGCGTTCGGCAAGCTCCTCGCTCGTCAGCACGGCGTGATCGAGCACGCGTTGCGCGACTTCATCGGCCTGCCGCAGGAAATCGACGTCGAAGGCGGAGAGGCCGCGGGTGAAGGCTTCCCGGACCTCCTCGCTCTTGAAGGTGACGCGATCGGCCGCCTCATTGCTGGCCTGCGAGACCGACGCCGTGAAGGCGGCGAGGCTCTCGGCGATGGCGGCGGTCGCCTGATCGGAGTGCTGGGCGACGCGGGCCGTCACCGTCTCGCTCTGGCGCAGGATGGCGTCTTCCAGCGAGGCGAGGCCGACAGACAGATTGTTGAGC
The DNA window shown above is from Methylocystis echinoides and carries:
- a CDS encoding apolipoprotein acyltransferase; amino-acid sequence: MVNPFRALDWRAARGGDLDGRRSEKLTMAKSGKIQDAASAALSAIEEALDLGAAPATEADDAKTEATKAAGPQTEAPAPVSQPAVAQATRKVETREPASLVSPPIAPANDDRRTVGELRAALQIEPNRSIMVMTFGSIALWAACWIIYVYFHRDEILEVDGSLLAPRPVLAIAALVGPTIFLFITGLMARRAHEMRLIANSMTEVAIRLIEPETIATEQVVSLSQAIRREAASMGDGIERALARAGELEVIVRTEVTNLERSYTENERRIRLLIDELTREREAILVNADNARTALYGARDSLSQELSATSVHLAEAVSAAGARVTSSLGSKGEEIRLALEKAGDEFDSTLAAHGGRVVGVLTETGDQVASKIGEATQDVSRRFSDGVAEVGERLQKAGEAAVADFNTRGEAIVGRLEDVSTQFAGSVGEHGDQLIERLAQTGAAIHEAVAVHGGALDSSLAATAERLTTGVAEQVERARTVFETAESRLLGYMDDATGKAQEDFDRRSQSLQASLANTLNETASALSEQAELVEQRFANIAVDAVSALGSHSDRISETLADRIENFERRVLDRGEEMITRVSAHGAEFDETFGARLAAFEESVARNSDGALMRVAEHSDSLSEALAARLAAFEETVARNSDGALMRVAEHSDSLSEALAARLAAFEETVARNSDGALTRVADHSDSLSETIGARLAAFEDAVSRNSEDSLQRVAEHSDRLSETLNERLAAFEGAIAARGEELAARVTEHGYRTTNTLTERLSEFQSTLLTRTEEVATSVSEQRERVIEDISHNIAALETAVAHQGESIAVRLSESGAQATAALADQVAQFEGVFAQRNEELTTRLADYSVQTADALTGHLAAFQEAIASQTDQVAQRSEEIAARVTDSGDRALTNLATGLAAFEDAVLQRSEAIASRVATEGEHAAEIVSQRLAAFEDAVTRQGDNVAAVVSSQGERAALELTRQIEALEETIARKSEDLAELVSTHGERATGELARQIQTLEETVARKSEEAATRVAEQGDQALNNLSVGLASLEDAILRQSETVTARVAQHSDQATAAIAESLAAFTASVSQASNEAADRVTFKSEEVREAFTRGLSAFDVDFLRQADEVAQRVLDHAVLTSEELAERLRAFETAVQDANAETARRLEEESARVAGTLSVGVGSFEDSVRRHGDNVADIVADHARRVDELLGERMAALETAGMLVAQTMESTREIAMQEFEAHGSALRENLRRSVEEATQTLAFNSETMHDRFAATASDAVVAIATQGERLNELLADRLQAFEDSVLSQSKDVVVSLAEHGERITATLGEQLAQFENAVVSDGAEIADRVAQHAAKLSDDVADRLNVIEEVIGQRGAALVENLTARTEDADARIGAQTEKFVASVDERIGAIDKAVNERGGALVERISAQGDYIASRIGDNSRHFADEIEARLSALDDVVSTRGGKLVENLAERTAALSSGLDERAQELYQTLDAKLEAIDQTLNVHGGFFVERLTEQVDQFATRIGDNSRHFADEIDTRLDSIDEAISVRGGKLVSQLDATTVSVFARLSDEVGKLASEVSTKLEAIDHTIIEKGEELVEKLETRAIDIASAMSSKIDAFEAVTDDRTRETAERIGALVKQMDAGLGAGGQKLQASLASHALEVARVMGEGGREVIQALEDKLENIDAVLVSRSTELAETLAAKAEEINDTLGDRAKELARTFDGGIELFEQNVVNRLGAVSSEMDQRGRSVADSIGARVEDINQALADARREIDTTMHAHAGDLGQKLTERVAQISGALDARLTQIQTALDDRLNFIQTTFAERGGAVTSELTSVGELIAKTIETRGAAIVRHLGDKREELARSLDQSSASLTAALDAGAQSSIGALVEMNDKIRGELPPLLDKLGQTNASLHAIIDKTGGNLVSLERELGARLTEFQMALRDVSGQVQQISDVASGTITNAHDIVEALSDRQEMLTESVVQMTKSQEALDVAFAARSKSLEQAMALIEGKRTEVENVMATFSRKMEETFRAIENRSQDVSGALSSTAQESADLVSARFAAIRSAAEGQRAETEEALRASFEQANQEIDRLFGDARTRFESTAEDIRALSREIHRELEETREEVRRGAIELPRETAEQAAALRRVVGDQVKALNELTDIVARSGRVFDVSEQAPPARAPRQAEPPKARTAPPPPPRAAEPAPAPTREGGWLSELLARASRDEGPKAAGQQPPRPARAMAGGMLEGLSLDIARMVDGAAVADLWRRYQRGEKGPLFGRRLYTAPGHQTFEEIRRRYRVDAEFRGTLDHYVRHFEELLLETTRGDRDGSKALELLTSDAGKVYTMLGHAAGRFE